From the genome of Ovis aries strain OAR_USU_Benz2616 breed Rambouillet chromosome 5, ARS-UI_Ramb_v3.0, whole genome shotgun sequence:
ttctccttcaatattgtgttagctaTTCTGGGTCATTTGCCACTCCCTATAAACATCAGATTATATTAACAGATTATATTATATTGACTGGATTgtcaatatccacaaaataaTTATTAGTTGGGAATACATTCaatctatagatcaagttggAAAAAACTGACTTCTTGACAATATTGGGTCTTTCTGTCCATGAACATGGACTATCacttaatttatttgaattttctttgatttcttttatcaagGTTTTCATCATATAGATCTCatagtaaagattaaatgagataatgtgcatacattttaaaattttaatttcctgacAGAATTAAATATCAATGAATGTAGCTAATAATGTGTTCTAAtaccatgtgaaagtgaaaattgaaagtctTATCtgcatctttgcaaccccatggactatagagtccatggaattcttcaggccagaatactggcatgggtagccattcccttgtccagcaaatcttcctgacccaggaatcgaaccagggtctcctgcattgcaggtagattctttgcaagctgagctaccagggaattccaatAAATGTATTCTaataatgtgctgtgcttagttgctcagtcatgactgactctttgcaaccccatggactgtagcccaccagactcctctgtccatgaaattctccaagtaagaatacttcagtgggttgccatgccctcctccaggggatcttcccaacccaggtctcccacatttaaGGTAGATTCTAACAATAATTATTGCTAAAATAAGAGAGTAAAAGTAGTAATTTTCAGCTACAAAAACTATCAACATGAATAATCAAGCATATTTCATGTACCTAGCACTCTAATGCCCAATACTTTGTATTCTGTCATAGCTTATATTTGCAAAGATAGTATAATTTATCAATATAATTTATGCTGAAAGAGGACATGGCAATATGAAACTGGTAAAAGTAAGCAATTACCAATACTTAGTAGGCAGAAAATCTCCCATACTTGATTCTATTCCAAGGGTTACAACTATGGCCCACAGGCCAAATCTGGTCCActctttgtttttgtaaataaagttttatttaaacacAATTACATCCATTAATTTACAAATTGTCTATAACACTACAGGGGCAATGTTGAGTAATTTCCAAAAAGACCATATGGCTTGCAAAACAATAACAGTTACCATctgttgtttctctctttttttttaaatggaaagtttGCTAGCCCCTCTCTACCCCACTGTTTCAGATTTTGTATTGGTAATGGACACCACTTCCACCATGAATGCACTCATCATGCTTACTGAGTATACGTTCCATAATTCTTGTGTCCTACTGTTGCCGATACAGCCACAATCAGAGCTGGGACCCCATAGCCTACAGGGTACATGAACCTCTTcttgaatctgcctgcagtggtgTAGTTGGCCACCTTGAGGTTCCTGACAGTGAGGAAGAGGTGCAGCCCTTCGAGGAACATCCAGGTGAAGGCGGCCAAGTAGAGGTAATGCAGTACACCGGCGATGACCTTGCACAGCACCTGGAAGGGAGAGTAGAGTTAGGAACATGGAGCTGATGTGGTCTGTACCTGATTATATCCTTGTCTGTGTGcttgccaagttgcttcagtcgtgtccaactctttgccaccccatgaactgtagcccaccaggctcctctgtccatgggattctctgggcaagaatactggagtgggttgccatgccctcctccagggggtcttcctcacccagggatcgaacctgcatctcttatgtctcttgcattggcaggcaggttctttaccactagcaccacctgggaagtcaaatTATATCCTTAACACTTATTATTTCCTGCATGCTAGCCTGGACTTTCAATTCTTACACCTGTGCCATTTTGCTTAGGGGCAACACATCTTCTAGGGACCCTCACCCACCATTGAAATCTGCCTATCTTGTGCATGGGGCAAGCCAGAAGTGCCAAGAAATGAATGTCATGTCatgggtgaaaagtgaaagtgttagtcacttagtcatgtccagctctttgtgacctcattgactgtagcctgcaaggctcctcagtccatggaattctccaggcaagaatactggattggtagccatgctcttctccaggagatctttccaacccaaggattgaacctgagtctgctctattgcaggcagattctttacaatctgagccactgTGGGAGCAGCACTCAAATCTATAATAGACAAGAGTTAGCAAATTAATACTCCATCGACCTTGCCCTTCGGGGGGAtgggatggttaattttatgtttcagCTTGACTGGGCTAGGGCATGTCTAGATAACTGATAAGGCATTATTCTGGGCATGTCTGTGAggatgtttctggaagagattagcatcGGAATCAATAGACTAAGTAACAAAGATGGCCCTCACCAATGAGGATTGGCATCATCCAATTTGTCAAGGTTATGAATAGAACAGAATGTTGGAGAAAGGGAGAACTTGCTCTCTCTGCTTGAACTGGGACATCCATCTTCCCTAGCTCTCAGATATCAAAGGTCATGGTTccagtaaattttatttatgaactgtatggcagaaaccagcaaagTCACATTCAACAAAATGTGAAGCCTCCATCCACCCTCAGTTTGTCACTAGGACGTGACTTACCAAGcagagactacatttcccagcactCCTTGCAGTTAGTTTGACCATGTGATTGGATTCTAGCCAATGGGATTCGAGAGGTCCATATAAACCCCTCTCCTAGGACTCCACCACACTCTTTCTCTTTCCACTTGGTCAAAATGGAAAGAATCTCAGGATGACCTTGGAAACTGTGTATGGAAGATGAGAGAGCCTCCCATGGCCTGAGGTTGGAGAAGAGATACCCTTTACACCTGTTCACTCACCTTCTACTGACTCACAGGGGAAAATGAACTACTGTTGTGATAAACCACTgctattttatagtttctttgttgCAGTAGCTATTGTAACCCTAACTAACACCATCAGTCTGACACTCAAACATTTTGTTAAATAACCCCTCAGAAATTATGGTCATTGGCACAGCACCGAGTGCTGTTTGAGTGTCAGACTGATGGTGTTAGTTAGGGTTACAATAGCTACTGcaacaaagaaactataaaatatcaGTGGTTTATCACAAGAGTAGTTCATTTTCTCCTGTGGGTCAGTAGAGCTAtccaagtctacaagcaataaatgctggagagggtgtggagaaagggaaccctcttacactgttggtgggaatgcaaactagtacatccactatggagaacagtgcggagattcctttaaaaactggaaatagaactgccttatgacccagcaatcccactgctgggcatacaaaccgaggaaaccagaattgaaagagacacgtgtatgccagtgttcatcgcagaactgtttataatagccaggacatggaagcgacctagatgtccatcagcagatgaatggataagaacgctgtggtacatatacacaatggagtattactcagccattaaaaagaatacatttgaatcagttctaatgaggtggattaagctggagcctattatacagagtgaagcaagccagaaagaaaaacaccaatacagtatactaacgcatatatatggaatttagaaagatggtaatgataaccctgtatgcgagacagcaaaaagagacacagatgtatagaacagtcttctggactctgtgggagaaggcaagggtgggatgatttgggagaatggcatcgaaacatatataatatcatatgtgaaacagatcgccagtccaggttcgatgcatgatagagggtgctcagggctggtgcactgggatgaccagagggatggtacagggagggaagtgggaggaggttCTGATGAGAACACGTGATAtgacccatggcggattcatgtcatgatttgggagaatggcattctaacatatataaagattttaaaattaaaaaaagaaaaagaaaaatttaaaaaagaaattatgagtCATGTTCAAAATTACACAGAGAGATGAAATGGGAGCTCTTGCTTTTTACCCTACACAATCATTGGTGTTTATTGTCATTCATCCCATCTTTCCTTCAAACTAAGTGGCTAGATTGGATTAGGaccatgaaataaataatatgttaATTCACCTACCTCAGGTTCCGTTTGATCAATCCCCacgaggaagaggaggtgggccAGGAAGAGGCAGATGGAGAGCTGCAGGTGGAGGGTAGTGCTGGTGTTCTGGATGGATCGACACAGGAGGAAGGTGAGGGCCGCCAGGAggaggcagagcagagagaggctCAGCCCCACATAGGTGATCATGGTCAGCACAGGATCCTCCTAGAAGACACCAAAGAAGGAATCTATTATTCCAGCTCTACTGGTATGTTCCTGATGGAGCATCAGGTGGGCTTTCCAGTTCAGCTCCCAAAGAAatgacttaatctctctgagacTTGTGATTCCCTCTTCAAAATACGGGCAGTTATAGCATTTATCACACAGAGCTAGCCAAGCattgaaaaacagaaacagatgagccatgtattaaaattttctagtacCCATAGTTTTGAAAATGTCAAAAGAAACAAGTCAAATTGATTTAATAGTACATGTTCAAaatatcgggcttccctggttgtgttagtggtaaagaacctgcctgccaattcaggagatgtaacaggtaggttcaatctctgggtcaggaagatcccctggagacaggcatggcaacccactcaagtattcttgcctgcagaatcccatggtcagaggagcctggtggactatagttcacAGGCTACactcacaaagaatcggatacgactgaagcaatttagcactcATGTACACATTTTCAAAATACTATCATTTCAATGTGTTGAATgtcatataattaatataatgatataacaaaaatattatcAGTTCAAATTACATTCAGCGTAAAAGTTATTAATGAATTAGTTGGTACTCTTTTTCCTCCATATTCagtctttgaaatccagtgtgtACTTAACACTTACTGAGAATCTCAATCAAATGCTATATTTTAAAGAGTGAAAGTAAAGCGTGGTCCTACCAAAAAGCAAAGTTGTATTTagtgggaaaatattttatactatttcttaatttaaatacATTCAAATGGAATAGAATTTGTTTCTTCAGTCATACTAGTCACATTTTACGTGTTCGATAACCACGTGTGATGATCCTATTGGACAAGACGGCAATCAAATATAATCTCATGAaggctgttttgttttctgtaatatCCACAATGCCTGGAATGGCATCAGACATATGgtagtttactcaaattcatgcccttTGAGttggttagatagcgtcactgattataaatggacataaatttgagcaaactccgggagacagtggaggacagagggatctgatgtgctgtagtccatagggtctcaaagagtcagacacaacttagtgactcaacaacaacaacaaagatactTATATATAAACTTGTTAAATTAACAAAATGAGGTTATGCATTTACATAAGAAATATGGTGTTATCTTCCAGTCAATGCTCAATAAATGGGAGTttaaaataaatggggaaacaagtTAGGTAAATTTCTTTAAATCTGAGTTATCTGAGATATGGTTGGGACCTGGGAAGTTTAGAGGGCTATGCTTTTACATGGGTGATGGTCAGTTGCCTTTGTTCTGGTGTGCTTTGGTGATGGGGGTTAGCTCTACTCCTCCAGAGTAACAAGTCTCCATGGATCTTTCCACCATAGGGGCTGACAACTGACTTTTCAATGATTGAGGGCTTTCTCTGCTAGCTTGAGCACACTCTGCACATGCCCAAGCCCATGGACATGTCAAGAGGATGAATACACCctggatgttgttgttgttgttgttcagtcactaagtcttgtctgactctttgcaactccatagactgcagcacgccaagctcttctgtcctctgctatctcctagaatttgctcaaattcatatccattgagtcgatgatgtagCTTTCAACAAATGACTGAAGGGAGGTGGTGCATAAATAACCCAGCTTTCTCGCCATTCAGTTAGGATGACTCTGAGGTGTGTCTTCTACCCTGACTCCAAAAATCTCCCAGAGGGAAGTAAGCCCAGTTACTCATAGTGGTAACTGGCATCTGGCTTCTCTGATTGGCTTCGGTCTCTTTCCCATTTCATTTCCCAGTCCCTTACTGATGCTTCCTGGAATTACCTCAAGTAATCTTCTTCTGCTTGACTCCTTATCtcagaggttttgtttttgtttttgttttccctgagACTCCGAGAGTCTTCCTGGACACAATCAAATTCACTGTAAGGGACCATAAATCGTTGTACCTTGGGAGCAAGAGCCACGAGGACAGCAAAGCTGGAAAGGTGGGAGCACTTGCATTGGGTGTGAGAATCGTTGCTGCCCAAATGAGAGCAGCCCTCCGTCGACCAGCCGCCCCCATCCTTTGATCCTTTCCAGTAGACacagaaatattttctcctcCCACCACCTGGCTGGAAAGAGAAAAGCATGAAAGTCGATCTTCTGGTTTTTATCATTTCAACTTTATAGGTTAATTGAGGTGCACTGGGTTGGAAACTGGattggaaaaattctgaaacCCTTGTGGGGAAGTGTTGCATACCCCGCTTTCACTGTGGGGTTTGCTCTTCATTTATTCTGTCCTTCTCTGGTTATCTCTGGGACTGACTGTTATGCACTGTTTTCCCCAGGTTGTTTGTCATTGATAAGACCAATGAGAGAAATGGATGAGAGGGAGAAGAGGCAGCTCTGGTATTTCTTCTGTATTGCTTTTCTGCTGCAAATTGCCTCCATCTCCAATGGGCAATCTTCCTGTATACCTGCAGCCTTCACTGGGCAATGCTCATCCTTCCagtgcttttttcccccattgcCTTTTTATGCTTAAGTGTGATACTAGCTGTCCCACATTTGTCATTTCTGAGTCCCTCAACATTTGTTAGTTCTCTTAACTCTGAGTGATCAGAGTTGAATTCAGTTTCCTGCCTGGACTGATAATTCACCTGTTCAAGGTAAAGCCGAGATTTTGCTCACCTGAGTATGTTGGAAGGTCAGGAACACAGGTTTAGATAGATCAACTTTTTCCTTCACACCAATGCAGCCACTTATCACTTGAGAGTTCAGGTTGACTTCTTTTATCCCTCTTCTATCACTGAAAAAGGATCCATTTATAACACTCCCAAGAGATCGATAAGTGATAAGCGCCACTGCACTCCTATctgagaaaatggaagaaaagtcatgtttTCTAGGGTATCTAGAGGTTGGGGAATTGGTACATTAATGTTCTGTGTGAGGGTTGTAAGGGTTATATAAAGTCAAAATTGCACTTGGAAGTCTTTTCCATTGCCCAATCAATACATTACATGTGGCTTAAGGGTTATCATtctgtatatgtaatatatagttTAATGTATCACACATTATAAGGGATATATGTGCAAAATATTCTATCGATGTgttgtaaaatatttatgtatgaaCATTAGACAACAAAAGGAGAATCATAAGGCAAGATGTTTGTCTCCAGAAGGTGAAACtcaggtgtgcatgtgtgtgtgtgtgtgtgtgtgtgctcacacatgcgcctgtgtgtgttcagtcacgtccaactctctgcgacctcatggactgtaacctgccaggctcctctgtccacgggattctccaggcaagaatcctggagtgggttaccattttcttctccaggggatctttctgacccagggatcaaacccccatctcttacatctcctgcattggcaggcaggtttttcaccactagcaccacctgggaagcctggaactCATGTGGGATGAAGAAATCAAATATTTCTGAATAGATAATGACTCCCTCATATGCATTCCTGTACTCTGTCGATGGTGGCCAAGggatggaggcaacctagatgtccatcaacaaaggaatggatggagaagatgtggtgtgtatgtacagtggaatactactcaactttaaaatgaaatgaagttgggacatggatggacctagagactgccatacaaagtgaagtgagccagaaagagaaaacaaatattgtatattaacacacatatgtggaatccagaaaaaatggtacagatgacagagacagagacagagacacagacctAGACAACAAATGTATAGACACCAAAGGGGGAAGTGGGGCGCTGGATGAacaggagattgggattgacatatattgctgttgtgtgtgtgctcagttgctcagtcttgtccaactctttgcagcccaataaactgtagcccaccaggctcctctgtccatggaattttcctagcaagaacactggagggggttgccatttcctactccagggtatcttcccaacccagggactgaaccacacctcttgcatctcctgcactggtgagtgaattcttaaccactgcagcACCTTGGAAGCCCCACACACTATCAACACTCTCTATAAAATGCATAACTAATGGTGCCAAGAGCCAGCATGAGgagtcccgcccgtggcaaaggtcatgaggttaaggggcccgacaggcaaaggcgagtcggGCCTTAAGCAAGCCTCGCTGGATCTGCTCGTGCATctgcccccaaaccagagtctgcctgccttactgcattatgctttcacctactcttctgacattaacagaggCTATCCCCAActacctttctctggaaaattaacttagagctccagataatagtctcctgcatataaaaggagtgtctcaggtcaaacctctctgctggcagactagattgtgtgacaggattatccacactcttgctactacgtacatgattgtttacaacctctcaaccataaacagcacagagagtttggagtattttcaaagtcttagttagcatagggtttttctaaagataaaaatcatgttggtgaagggtttcattgtggagttaatgattgccgccaggcctccatatccttaggcacctgggagtatgttaatcaatgtaattggaatgtagaaaaagaaatatagtagttttgatgttagcaatactaggcttttgagttaatgaattttctcttttgttatagatcactgtattcctctttctttgctataaatcattgtgtccttgctatgtaaaaatgtaactttatcactgtcttaagactaagtagatcttaagggaaaacaagttttctgatcgattaacctttatcaatagaaagaaaggtgaggccataaaatgttaatcagtctccagaccagaagatattgtgAATAAAGGTAAGACCCTtataagaacaaagatatgctgaGGACACTGTCTTTAGATAACAGTTGGAGgagctgaccctgcatgactctgtttcttgcatttatctctatgtacaactaaaagtataaaagtggacctggaatataaagaaacggaccagttcctggaaagactggtttcccccgtgtggtcttttctcgttctcttcttttctggctgaattcccatctggagtgtggaggctcgtcaagcctactaattttgccctggcttctaagacccatgcgagagggagcccaaggcagggcaccctcctcTATTTAAGCGGGtgccggtggcctacgtaggtgatgcaaactccttgtctcggagttttattggttttccgtgtaaaccaagttattcagcctcttttctccactaatactgcctactacactatccttttctaatctctatttatatctgtaattaaataagttctttCCTAGGACGCTGACTCCGTCCCTGCTTCCagttccctggatccaccggggctggaccccggcaaatgggaacctattgtatagctagggaactctgctcaatgctctgtgctgacctaaatgggaaggcaatccaaaaaagaggggatatgtgtatacacatgacAGAGTCACTCTACTGtatggtagaaactaacacaacattataaagcaactatactccaacaaaaactaattttaaaaatattccaaataatTCCCATCTTCCATCTCAAGCTGACTTTTGGGTATCAAATTTAATGGAAAGGTAGACAGGATGGCCCATTCTATTTAATTCATTCTCTCATCCTTCCTTCACTCCCTCCTCCTACCTCTCtttctcagcctctctctctctttgtctctttctctctctctgtctccctcccaccctcttccctttcccttttcatgcTAGAAGAATTTAAGTCATAGAAGTTAAACGCACAGTATGACACAGTTTCCTAAACTGCAATCATTCATGTGCCACCATCCCAGTTTCACCCCAAACCACTTACCACCTATATCACTCGATCTAAAAAACCaactggacttctctggtggtccagtggataagaatcacctgccaatgcagaggaaatgggtttaatccctagtccTGGAAGAGtctacatgctgcagagcaactaagtcacaaccactgagcctgtgctctagagcctgtgaatcaggactactgaagcccatgcatccCGTGGAGGCTGGATGCATGAGAAAGCCACCACAATCAGAAACactgagcactgcaactagagaaagcccgcaagcagtaaccaagacccagcacaaccgaaaataaataaaaaataaaatttttaaaaggagtgaatggttgaaaaaaaaaatcaactcatttttagatgttttcccctctcccttctctcttctgtAGCTCACAGTAAACAGTGAAGATTAACCAGTAGCCaggaattttctggaagaatcaTAGGAACAAGTACTTCACTCTCTCCAGGTAACTGGGTCTTTCTCTTCGAAAGACTTttcatgcatgcattcattcattcacttgtcacatgtttactgagcatctactgtgtactGGACAGTGTTCCAGGCATTGCAACACAACAGGGAACAAAATGGGCAGAGTCCCTGCCATCAGGGAGATGATGTCATGGGAGAGAtagacaacaaacaaaaaaataaattagaaagggTTTAGTGTGGATGTGATGCAGAGActtaaataaaatgatagaatAAAGCAGGGGTGTCAAATTATGGCCTGGGGGTCAAATCCAGCCtaccacctgtttttgtaaataaagttttattggcacacagccatgTCCCTTCATTTACATATCACCTATGGCTGCTTTCACACTACAATGTCAAGAGTTGAGtagataaaacaaaaatcatctgGCCCCCAAACCAGAAATATTTGTCCTCTTGTGttcttacagaaaaagtttgccaacttgTAGGCTAGCAGAATAGAGAGAGTATAAAATGCTTCTCAAGGGAAAGA
Proteins encoded in this window:
- the LOC101106844 gene encoding adhesion G protein-coupled receptor E4-like isoform X3, which translates into the protein MDIDCPNAFKGTTRDRSAVALITYRSLGSVINGSFFSDRRGIKEVNLNSQVISGCIGVKEKVDLSKPVFLTFQHTQPGGGRRKYFCVYWKGSKDGGGWSTEGCSHLGSNDSHTQCKCSHLSSFAVLVALAPKEDPVLTMITYVGLSLSLLCLLLAALTFLLCRSIQNTSTTLHLQLSICLFLAHLLFLVGIDQTEPEVLCKVIAGVLHYLYLAAFTWMFLEGLHLFLTVRNLKVANYTTAGRFKKRFMYPVGYGVPALIVAVSATVGHKNYGTYTHCWLKLDKGFIWSFMGPVALIILINLVFYFQVLWILRSKLSSLNKEVSTIQNTRVMTFKAISQLFILGCSWGLGFFLVEEVGETIGSIIAYMFTIINVLQGTLLFVVHCLLNHQVQMEFKKWFSGVRKGVETESSEVFRSATQTKMEKLEKSSEFFCKRDSASIQPPPGPHVVGISWFKTDN
- the LOC101106844 gene encoding adhesion G protein-coupled receptor E4-like isoform X2 — encoded protein: MGSRCLLLLSGLSVLLAPSGLEAKEAGVSCPPCPENANCLSGTCVCKDGFQSVSQKWFLKSVQKCEDIDECAKGLAKCKQKAYCRNGIGNYYCSCVPHYPLFNWVASILTINHAECYEDANNETQVPGDVWKILRNNGSKNSIAKQVTQLLQRVELTIWNQSFVSPGKHEDSVLDIVYETKKCNETSEKTVLEAGNNTMDIDCPNAFKGTTRDRSAVALITYRSLGSVINGSFFSDRRGIKEVNLNSQVISGCIGVKEKVDLSKPVFLTFQHTQPGGGRRKYFCVYWKGSKDGGGWSTEGCSHLGSNDSHTQCKCSHLSSFAVLVALAPKEDPVLTMITYVGLSLSLLCLLLAALTFLLCRSIQNTSTTLHLQLSICLFLAHLLFLVGIDQTEPEVLCKVIAGVLHYLYLAAFTWMFLEGLHLFLTVRNLKVANYTTAGRFKKRFMYPVGYGVPALIVAVSATVGHKNYGTYTQ